The following coding sequences are from one Coffea arabica cultivar ET-39 chromosome 11e, Coffea Arabica ET-39 HiFi, whole genome shotgun sequence window:
- the LOC140003901 gene encoding uncharacterized protein isoform X3, whose amino-acid sequence MDDGLKNAKRLGGKLATRERQLLRGKTCFVDLLLRKAIQMPANALFGQLFIAQMKEERNKEATFLISAFKVKKWIKNLN is encoded by the exons ATGGACGATGGGCTCAAGAATGCAAAGCGACTG GGAGGAAAATTGGCCACCCGTGAAAGACAACTGCTGAGGGGAAAAAC GTGTTTTGTTGATCTCTTGCTCAGAAAAGCAATCCAAATG cCAGCTAATGCGCTTTTTGGACAACTTTTTATAGCTCAG ATGAAGGAAGAACGAAATAAGGAGGCTACTTTTCTTATTTCAGCCTTCAAG GTGAAGAAGTGGATAAAGAATCTAAACTGA
- the LOC140003901 gene encoding uncharacterized protein isoform X2 → MDDGLKNAKRLGGKLATRERQLLRGKTCFVDLLLRKAIQMPANALFGQLFIAQEERNKEATFLISAFKVCAGVIVSVFLFSLCFLFFSNLFSSLFFAQLLMDFG, encoded by the exons ATGGACGATGGGCTCAAGAATGCAAAGCGACTG GGAGGAAAATTGGCCACCCGTGAAAGACAACTGCTGAGGGGAAAAAC GTGTTTTGTTGATCTCTTGCTCAGAAAAGCAATCCAAATG cCAGCTAATGCGCTTTTTGGACAACTTTTTATAGCTCAG GAAGAACGAAATAAGGAGGCTACTTTTCTTATTTCAGCCTTCAAGGTATGTGCAGGAGTTATCGTTTCAGTGTTTTTGTTCTctctttgctttctttttttttcaaatttatttagcAGTTTATTCTTTGCACAACTATTGATGGATTTTGGGTAA